Sequence from the Sphingobacteriaceae bacterium GW460-11-11-14-LB5 genome:
ACAATTGAAGGAATGTATACTAAATCTATTAATGAAATTTATCATAGAAATGCTAACTTGGTAAACGCAGCAGGTTCATATTCTGGAACTGGTGATACTAGACCTTATTTTCCAGGTGTTACAGCTACTTCAAATGCAAGTGCTGGTCCAAATAGAGTTAATTCGTTCATTACTAATGCTATTGTGCTTGATAATACTAATCAAGGTTACGCTTGGAATGTTACAGCACAGTTGCAAAAAAGATTTGGTGCCATTGCTGATGTAATGGTAGCTTATACAAGAAGTGATGCTAGAGATATAACCTCTAATCCAGGTTCACAAGCTAACTCTGCCTATTCAGGTAACCCAATTGTAGGTGATCCGAATGTACCAACATTAGCATATAGTAGTTTTGTAGTTAAGAATCGCATTATAGCATCAGTGAACTTTAATTTTAAAATAATTCCTCACTCTACTACATCATTAGGATTTATTTATGAAGGATCACCTTATGGAGATACTTTTGGAAATACAAGATTCTCATACCAAGCAGGTGATATAAATGGTGATGGTAATGCCAATGACTTAATGTACGTTCCTAAAGATGCTAATGATATACAGTTACAAGCGATAACAGGTGCTAATGCTGAGAGTGTTACTTCTCAGTGGACAAGACTTAACCAATATATCGATCAGGATAAATATTTAAGTACCAGAAGAGGTCAGTACTCGGAAAGAAATGGAGCAGAATATCCATGGGCCAACCGTGTAGATGTAAGGATCATGCAAGAAATCCGTACTTTATTTGGTAAGGAAAATGGAAATAGATTTAATCTTAGTTTAGATATTGTTAATTTCGGTAACTTATTAAATAAGAACTGGGGTTTAACAAAAATTCCTAACCTTACTACTCCACTGGTATTTCAAGGAAGAGATGCTGCAACAGGTAAACCTAAATATACTGTTAATCAGAACTTAGGAGCTACAACTTTTAGAGATAACACTGGGTTTGCATCAAGATACCAAATTCAAGTAGGTGCAAGATATAGCTTTAACTAGTAATTTATCATGATTTTTATTAAAAGCCCCGATTATTTGATCGGGGCTTTTTTGTTATAAGCTGAATGGAGGAGAAATTTATGATTTCAAAACATTCGGATTATTATCCTACCTCTTTTTTAACCCTTGCCGGTACGCCAGCCACCATTACATGGGGCGGAACATCTTTTGTCACACAGGCGCCGGCAGCAACATAAGCTCCTTTTCCGATGCTTATACCCGGAATGACGGTTGCACCTGAACCGATAAAAACACCTTCATGAATATGTACATTGCCCGCAATGGTTACACCAGGGGAAATGGTTACATAATTTTCTAAAATACAATCGTGGCTGATGTTGCAGTTTGAATTCACAATGCAATGGTTGCCGATACGCACGTTTGCATTAATTACGCAACCTGGGGCAATGCAGTTTCCTTCGCCAATTTTAATCGAAGAACTGATGTAATTATGGTGGTGGATGATATTGATAAATGGGTAACCTTTGTTTTCTAAAGGCTCAATGATAGATTTTCTTTCATAATTGCCTATTGCCCCAATTAATGCAATATTTAAAGTCGTGGGATGTTTTTCTAAAAAAGAGGGCAGCGAAATAATAGGCTTCGTTAGGTTTGGATGATTTACCGCATCTTCTAAATTGATGATGTATCCGGTTAAAAGATACTCATCCGAACCATTGAAATACTCGCTTAGTTCAGCGGCATGTTTACCTGCACCTAGTAGATATACATTGATCATTGTTTTTATTCCTGTTAGGAGTAATTTGTTAAATCCAATATACACTTATATCAGCAAAAATAAATGTTGTGCCAATAAAATTTAAGAATGTATCGATAAAGATATAAAGGTAAGGGGGTGGCGGTTTTTTAATGAATGTATGACTAGTTATTGTGTTTCATGTAATAAAACAACTACTTGATGTAAAAAAATAACTATATTGATAGTCAGTGGCTATTTTTGTGACAGAAGACAAAAAACAACTTTTATAAAAACGCGCTCTCTGGAAATTATACCTCTTCCTCGTATTAGAATATTAATCTTTTGCCTGTGTAGGCACCTCCCTATGATTTCTAATCAAAATTCATCCCAAATTTATGCGCTTTTATAGCAGATGTGTGTTTGTTTACGCAATAATTAAATAAGAATTAAAATGCTAAAACATCTAACATGAAAAAAATCTATTACATTTTTGCCCTACTCATCATTTTTACGAGTGCGTGTAAAAAAGAAGGCTCAATTAAAGGAGAGCAGCCACAAGCTCCTGGAAAAACCATAACCTATCATTTAAAAAATGGTGGACAAGTAACCGTTGCAATTAACAATAAAGGGGAATATGTTGTTGGTGGTGATGTTATTTTATCAAAAGATCAGATTGCTTATTTGGAATATAATAAGATTGGGAATGGTAAAGAAACTACACCAAGAAGCACTTTTACAGCAGAATATCAAAAGTTATGGCCTGGTGGAATTATTTATTATGTGATTAATGATGCCACTCATAGCTCAGACATTTTAAGTGCGATTAACGCTTGGGAATCTAGCACACCAATTCGTTTTGTACAACGGACTAATCAAGCTAATTATATCAATTTTGCAGGGCTGCCAGAAAATGGAGCTGGAGATTCTAAATTAGGTATGATTGGGGGTGAGCAAGCTATTAGGTTAGCCGCCAGTGCCGATGAGTCTACCGTCATCCACGAAATAGGACATGCTGTGGGGCTGATGCACGAACAAACCAGGGCCGATCGTGATCAATATATTAATATTGATTTTTCAAATATCAATGCTGATTGGACAGATCAATATAAAACTTACGATGTGTTAGGAAGATCTGGTTTTCAAATCGGAACTTTTGATTTTAATTCGATAATGTTATATCGTTCTAATGTTGCCGAAGCCAGGGTAGGTTCAAATACATCACCACAAATGACTAGAAAAGACGGTACTACATGGGGAGACAGCGATCATCTTTCACAAGGTGATATTGATGGGGTGAATTATTTATATAGACCAATCTATGTTAAATTGGTTTCTGTTTATAACGAAGATGGCTCGTATTATAATAGTAGCATTACAAATGAAGATGCTAGGTTTGAATACTTTATATCCTTAGAGTTCTTTAGCGACGCAAATTTTAATACTCCAATTGATTTAGTTAACCCTGTTAGGATAAGGTATATTAATAGTTTCGGTAGTCTTCAAGGTAGTGGCGCAGATATAGGTGAACTAACGGCTCCAGTAGGAAGTCATTCTGTATATTTAGGGACGGCTTTAACCGAATATAGCTCAGAATATGGAAATTATAGATATTATAGTTCATCTTCATTTGCCCTTACATCTGGGATAGGTTATAGATATTAAATCCAACTTTGAAGTAGAGAAAAGTTATAATAAATATATAACTTGAGGATATGAAGCTAGTTTCATATTTGTATCAAATTTGCGATGAAGTATTTTCTAAATAGAGAACTAATTTGAAATTTTTAAATAGCTATAAATTTTATTCTGTGACGAGCGAATTGATGATTTAAGCCAAGAAGAATAAAAAAATCAGAAAATGAAACTCCGAACAAAACCAAAAGGCTGCTGAGATTTAATTCACTAGCCTTTTTGGTTTTGTATCTTATTCCTTATTGATAAACAAAAGTTCCTTTTTCGCTTTCGATGGTTACCTGTTTCTGTTCGCCTTTTTCTACGCGACCAATAATCTGCGCATCGATATTGAAACTTTTTGAAATTTCAATGATATCTTCAGCAATCTCCTGAGGCACATAAAGCTCCATGCGGTGCCCCATGTTAAATACTTTATACATTTCTTTCCAATCGGTACCCGATTGCTCCTGAATCAGTTTAAATAGGGTAGGGATTGGGAATAAGTTATTTTTGATGACATGGATATCATCGTTGATGAAATGCAATACCTTGGTTTGCGCACCACCACTGCAATGTACAATGCCATTAATCTGACTGCGGTAGTTTTCTAAAATCTTTTTAATTACAGGTGCATAAGTGCGGGTTGGCGATAACACCAGTTTTCCTACCGTCGTTTTGCAAAATCCTTCAATATCGATCTCTTCTGTTAATTGTTTCCTTCCAGAGAAAACCAGATCGAATGGAACAGCCGGATCGAAACTTTCAGGGTAATTGTTGGCTACTGCTTTATCAAAAACATCATGACGCGCAGAGGTTAATCCGTTCGAACCCATACCGCCATTGTATTCTGTTTCGTAAGTAGCTTGTCCGGAAGAGGCTAGCGCCACAATTACGTCGCCAGGTTTAATATTATCGTTGCTGATGATGTCTTCGCGCTTTAAGCGGCAAGTTACCGTAGAATCAACGATAATCGTTCTTACCAGGTCGCCAACATCGGCAGTTTCGCCACCGGTTGAATAGATCGAGATACCCTGTTCGCGTAAATCGGCTAAAATTTCTTCTGTTCCGTTAATTACAGCAGCAATTACTTCACCCGGGATGAGGTTTTTATTTCTGCCAATGGTTGATGATAAGAGAATATTATCGGTAGCACCCACGCAGATTAAATCGTCGATATTCATGATGATGGCATCTTGTGCAATCCCTTTCCAAACCGAGATATCTCCGGTTTCTTTCCAGTATACGTAAGCTAAAGAAGATTTGGTACCCGCGCCATCTGCATGCATGATATTACAGTATTCCTCATCGCCACCTAAAATATCGGGGATGATTTTGCAGAATGCTTTTGGGAAAATTCCTTTATCGATGTTTTTGATGGCATTGTGCACATCTTCTTTTGAGGCGGAAACGCCGCGTTGATTGTACCTGTTATCACTCATGTTGGCGCAAAGATAGCGATTAGAGGTAAAAGGTGGAAGGTAAAAGGTAAAAGGTTTTAAATTGTTGTGCTAAAGATAAGTTTGGCGTGTGGCGTTTGGCGTTTTGCGGTGGGCCACCAGCTTTTATCAAATACCGATAATCAATGATTAATAAGGGCTGTTTTAAAGTTTATCTTTCTCCGTGAGTTGTCATTCTGTTAGCAATGAAGTATCTTTTTAAATAGAAATATATGAAATAGATCTCTCCGTTCCGCTACGCTCCAGTCGAGATGACGCCCTGGCTAAGGTGGGAAATATTGGAAATGGATTTCTCCATTGCGTTACACCTCAATCGAAAGGACGACGGTGGTGAGGATGACGGTCTAGGGAGGTGCAAAGGAGGATCTTTTTAGCAGGGAAGACCCTGAAATAAATCCGATAGCTATCGGATAGGTTGACGACACGCTGGAATTACAGTTAACCAATGAACCGGTTAACCATTTGGCGGTACCAATAAACCAAATTAGCAGTTACTAATGAACGAATGGCAAATGAACTACTGAACTAAATAAAAAAAAGGGCGTAAAGTTAAACCTTACGCCCTATACTTAAACCTTACGGCTTAAAATCTATTTCATGAATAATAATTCTCTGAATTTTGGTAAAGGCCAAACGCTATCGTCAACAATTTGCTCTAATTTATCAGCGTGGTAACGGATGGTATCGAAGTAAGATTTAACTTTCTCATCGTAAGCAATCGCTTTCTCGCGGGTATCTTCGATTTTGTTGGTTAATTTACGTTCTTCTAACATCGCATCGATATTGGTTTTCACAATATCTAAGTGCTCTGATAATTTTTTAACGATATCTAATGATGATTTGCTGTCAACACCAAGTTCTTTTAATCCTTTAACATTTTCAATTAAAGAATTTTGGTAAGCAATTGCTGCAGGGATAATAGCCGTGTTTGCTACTTCGCCCATTACACGTGCTTCGATCTGTAGTTTTTTATAGAAGTTTTCTAACATGATTTCATGACGGGCATGAATCTCACGTGCACTATAAATACCAGTTGAAGCAAATAACTCAGCAGATTTTTCAGTTAAATAAGCATCTAGAGCTTTTGGTGTAGTTTTGATGTTTGATAAACCGCGTGTTGCAGCTTCATCTTCCCACTCCTGGCTATAACCATTTCCTTCGAAACGGATATTTTTAGATTCTTTGATGTATTTTTTGATCACAGTTAATAAAGCGATGTCTTTTTTATCACCTTTTTTGATCAGTTTATCAACCTCAACTTTAAATTTAACCAATTGCTCTGCCATAATTGCGTTTAAGATCGTCATTGGAGCAGAAGAGTTTGCTGATGATCCAACAGCTCTCAACTCAAATTTGTTACCTGTAAATGCGAAAGGAGAAGTACGGTTACGGTCGGTATTGTCTAATAAAATCTGAGGGATTTTAGGGATACCTAACCAAAGTGCGTTATCTTCTTTGATTTTTTTGCTGATACGTGAGTGCTCAATCTCGTCTAATACATCGTTCAGTTGAGAACCTAAGAAGATCGAGATAATTGCAGGTGGCGCTTCGTTAGCACCTAAACGGTGATCGTTGCTTACTGATGCAATACTTGCACGTAATAAATCGGCATGCTCGCTAACGGCTTTAATTGTGTTTACAAAGAAAGCAAGGAACATTAAGTTATTTTTAGGTGTTTTACCTGGTGCCAATAAGTTTTTACCAGTATCGGTAATTAACGACCAGTTGTTGTGTTTACCTGATCCGTTGATACCTGCATATGGTTTTTCGTGTAATAATACACGGAAGTGGTGACGACGGGCAACTTTCTCCATCAAATCCATCAATAACTGATTGTGATCGATCGCTAAGTTGATTTCTTCATAAATTGGCGCACACTCAAATTGAGAAGGTGCCACCTCATTGTGACGGGTTTTTAAAGGAATACCTAATTTTAAAGCTTCGTTTTCGAAATCTACCATGTAGCTGAATACGCGCTCAGGGATAGAACCGAAATAGTGATCTTCTAATTGCTGGCCTTTAGCAGACATGTGTCCGAATAAAGCACGGCCGGTTAATAATAAATCTGGACGGGCATTAAACAACGACTCGTCAACTAAGAAATATTCTTGCTCGATACCTAAAGATGCATTTACTTTAGTAATGCTTTTATCGAAATATTGACAAACATCAACAGCCGCTTTATCAAGCGAAGCTAATGCTTTTAATAATGGTGCTTTATAATCCAGGGCCTCACCGGTATAGGATACAAATACGGTAGGGATACAAAGTGTTTTACCTGCTTTGCTTTCCATAATAAATGCTGGAGAAGAAGGATCCCATGCTGTATAACCACGAGCCTCGAATGTGTTACGGATACCGCCGTTAGGGAAACTAGATGCATCTGGTTCTTGTTGAACTAAAGCGCTGCCGGCAAATTTTTCAATTGCACCTTCGCCGCTTGGCTCAAAAAATGAATCATGTTTTTCGGCAGTTGTGCCAGTTAATGGTTGGAACCAGTGTGTGTAGTGTGTTGCACCAGCTGCCATAGCCCAAGATTTCATTGCCGTCGCAATCTGATTAGCGTCTTCTGCGTTGATTAACTCACCCTGGTTGATGGATGATATTAATTTTTCATATACGTCCTTAGATAAGAAATCTCTCATTTTTCTCTTATCAAATACATTAGCGCCAAAAAAGTCAGAAATTTTTGCTGATGGTGATTTAACTTCTGGTGAAATTCTGTTTTGAGCCTCTTTTAATGCGATGGTTCTTAAGCTTTTCATTAATTTGTTATGTTTTTTGTCAAAAATAGTATATTTTATTAATTTTCGTAAAAGAATCGTATTATTTTTATGAATTTTATTGAAAATGAAATAAAAAAATGTTTTTCAGATGAAAAATTTCATTTTTTGTAAAGAAAATAGATTTTTCGAATGTTTTATGGAATTGAAGATTTAGCTGCATCATGCTATAAAAATAAAAGCTATGTTCAACTCTTCAATTAACGTATACAAAACCGAGTGGCTCGATCTTGTATTTGCAAACCGCAACAAAAATTATGGCGCTTATGATTTAAGATCTAAATCTTCGTCGATTATGACGAGGGCGCTTTTTGTATCCGGAAGCTTATTTATCCTCCTGTGTTTCTCTCCTTTAATTTATGCAAAGTTGTTTCCGAAGGAAGAGGTAACTGTAGAAATTGCAAGGCCTGTCGATTTAACAGATGTGATCCATCAGATGAAACCTAAAACCCCTGAACCAGAGAAAAAGATAGAACCTGCAAAAGCAGATCCGGTAAAGGTTAAAACGATAGCGCTTCCATCGCAGGTCGTAGTGGTTAATAAAGTAGATCTGCCTGATCCACCAACGATTAAAGAAATACAGGATGCAGTGATTAGTGATAAAACCCAGGATGGAGTAGTTGCGCCTAATGCAGTTTTAACCGATAATAAGGGGAATGGGGATGGTTCAGGTGTAGCAAAGGATGGTGCAGGAACCGGCGATCCGAATGCAGTTATAGATCTGGGTGGAGTTGATGAGTACCCTGAATTTAATGGTGGCGCCAAGGCCTGGTCTAAATATATGGAACGTAATTTAAGATATCCATATCAGGCCCAGGAAGAAAATGTTCAAGGGAAAGTATTTGTGAGTTTCGTGGTAGAGAAAGATGGTTCTGTTACCGATGTTAAGGTGTTAAGGGGGCTTGGTTTCGGCTGCGATGAAGAAGCCATTAAAGTGATTAAAAAATCGCCGCTATGGAAACCCGGTAAAAATAGAGGTGTACCAGTGCGGGTAAAGTATAATATGGCGATTAACTTTACCATTTCTAATTAAAATCTTCAAAAATGAAAAAGTCCTTTTTAATATTACTGTTTCTTTGCTTTGCAACGCTTCATTTAAATGCTAAAGTGATAAATCATGTAGATACTGCTAAAATATACAGCATTAAACTGGCCAATACCGATTTAAAGAACGGAAAAATTAAATTTCTAATCCGTGGAGGTATTGTATCTACATATGTTAAAGGACAGGAAA
This genomic interval carries:
- a CDS encoding phosphoribosylformylglycinamidine cyclo-ligase, with protein sequence MSDNRYNQRGVSASKEDVHNAIKNIDKGIFPKAFCKIIPDILGGDEEYCNIMHADGAGTKSSLAYVYWKETGDISVWKGIAQDAIIMNIDDLICVGATDNILLSSTIGRNKNLIPGEVIAAVINGTEEILADLREQGISIYSTGGETADVGDLVRTIIVDSTVTCRLKREDIISNDNIKPGDVIVALASSGQATYETEYNGGMGSNGLTSARHDVFDKAVANNYPESFDPAVPFDLVFSGRKQLTEEIDIEGFCKTTVGKLVLSPTRTYAPVIKKILENYRSQINGIVHCSGGAQTKVLHFINDDIHVIKNNLFPIPTLFKLIQEQSGTDWKEMYKVFNMGHRMELYVPQEIAEDIIEISKSFNIDAQIIGRVEKGEQKQVTIESEKGTFVYQ
- a CDS encoding glutamine synthetase type III; this translates as MKSLRTIALKEAQNRISPEVKSPSAKISDFFGANVFDKRKMRDFLSKDVYEKLISSINQGELINAEDANQIATAMKSWAMAAGATHYTHWFQPLTGTTAEKHDSFFEPSGEGAIEKFAGSALVQQEPDASSFPNGGIRNTFEARGYTAWDPSSPAFIMESKAGKTLCIPTVFVSYTGEALDYKAPLLKALASLDKAAVDVCQYFDKSITKVNASLGIEQEYFLVDESLFNARPDLLLTGRALFGHMSAKGQQLEDHYFGSIPERVFSYMVDFENEALKLGIPLKTRHNEVAPSQFECAPIYEEINLAIDHNQLLMDLMEKVARRHHFRVLLHEKPYAGINGSGKHNNWSLITDTGKNLLAPGKTPKNNLMFLAFFVNTIKAVSEHADLLRASIASVSNDHRLGANEAPPAIISIFLGSQLNDVLDEIEHSRISKKIKEDNALWLGIPKIPQILLDNTDRNRTSPFAFTGNKFELRAVGSSANSSAPMTILNAIMAEQLVKFKVEVDKLIKKGDKKDIALLTVIKKYIKESKNIRFEGNGYSQEWEDEAATRGLSNIKTTPKALDAYLTEKSAELFASTGIYSAREIHARHEIMLENFYKKLQIEARVMGEVANTAIIPAAIAYQNSLIENVKGLKELGVDSKSSLDIVKKLSEHLDIVKTNIDAMLEERKLTNKIEDTREKAIAYDEKVKSYFDTIRYHADKLEQIVDDSVWPLPKFRELLFMK